The following coding sequences lie in one Musa acuminata AAA Group cultivar baxijiao chromosome BXJ3-1, Cavendish_Baxijiao_AAA, whole genome shotgun sequence genomic window:
- the LOC135628982 gene encoding kinesin-like protein KIN-10A → MAPPTPSPRSTPTTPRYHSKTTNLTPTPQQSKHRLLHFPSPNPIAKAPAAAAPTPPPPPGEHPVEVIGRIRNYPVDHRKDKPTSSVLEISGDGRSLRVRTDVGYRDFALDGVSLSEHEDLEAFYRRFVGSRVEGVRLGAKCTIMMYGPTGSGKSHTMFGCPKQPGIVYMALRDILGGGGEGDGPDGSSSDAVVDGDDDEGGGLLSGLFVKVAVLEIYNEEIYDLLSGAPNGAGGGGGGPTVGPPKGNNTPKVRLEVMGKKAKNASYICGNEAGKITREVAKVEKRRIVKSTLCNERSSRSHCMIILDVPSVGGRLMLVDMAGSENIEAAGQIGLEAKMQTAKINQGNVALKRVVESIANGDSHVPFRDSKLTMLLQDSFEDDRSKILMILCASPDPRETHKTVSTLEYGAKAKCIIRVAHMPTPKEKVDADESSLLLRSRIVAMNQFIYKLQMENKLKEKECDDAHKKLLQKESELTELRAKVRLFEERGAEVKEEEINLKVGQRTKTLRLELMKMEDRMLQQQEELNMLRQRLEEVELERGKISGDVLQDMDGGSLMKRLETFAGEQGMVKSMDLDMGDQQDSYEVKEIKEDSNQLESYQKLSQLSPCLLAFEEDTGAHMLRLPDKVCLSTVFEGDEEGEDRESIEDEVDKEVVDEDMNHAIKINGLISLVDSGLNGDHDHAEDGSDLMQKHVGAESNFFENTRDPVSARKTRIQNIFRLCGNYRELAQQVKVSSPLKSRHQDENRQSPLANGKEFGSKLGSKADQSQLTPKSKFLPESPVMESPDSAILVPFASLQLRDEEKSTDQHSKRFVSSEPSKAFKENYSSGQVGTDGFVDIYVKWEASKEFSGNLIRKLKVSKNSSLADLRKLVEISLEEGNNKFTFLMLGDPSGAPVAKEREACTQVNKLPICNNRLNSHLACLRPIKKGIQKPDHVPFDSIENTLPIKKGIQKPDHVPLDSIENTLPVGQNSQFSEVLSPKFSEINANCLTGLQV, encoded by the exons ATGGCTCCTCCCACACCCTCTCCACGAAGCACTCCTACTACTCCTCGTTACCACTCCAAGACCACCAACCTCACCCCTACTCCCCAGCAATCCAAGCACCGCCTCCTTCACTTCCCCAGCCCCAACCCCATCGCGAAGGCCCCCGCTGCAGCCGCTCCCACGCCGCCTCCTCCCCCGGGCGAGCACCCCGTCGAAGTCATCGGCCGGATTCGCAACTACCCCGTCGATCATCGCAAGGACAAGCCGACCTCCTCCGTCCTCGAGATCTCTGGCGATGGCCGCTCCCTCCGCGTCCGCACCGACGTCGGCTACCGCGACTTCGCCCTCGACGGCGTCTCCCTATCCGAGCACGAGGACCTCGAGGCCTTCTATCGCCGCTTCGTGGGGTCCAGAGTGGAGGGCGTGCGCCTGGGGGCCAAGTGCACCATCATGATGTACGGTCCCACCGGTTCCGGCAAGAGCCACACCATGTTCGGCTGTCCCAAGCAGCCCGGCATCGTGTACATGGCTCTCAGGGACAtcttgggaggaggaggagaaggcgatGGTCCCGATGGCAGCTCCTCTGACGCAGTCGTCGACGGCGATGATGACGAAGGCGGCGGACTCCTTTCTGGTCTGTTCGTCAAGGTCGCGGTATTGGAGATTTACAACGAAGAGATCTACGATCTTCTCTCGGGGGCTCCCAACGgggccggaggaggaggaggaggacccaCCGTCGGTCCTCCCAAAGGCAATAATACGCCCAAG GTTCGGCTGGAGGTGATGGGTAAAAAGGCTAAAAATGCAAGTTACATATGCGGTAACGAAGCAGGGAAAATTACAAGGGAAGTTGCCAAAGTTGAAAAGCGGCGGATTGTTAAAAGCACTCTCTGCAATGAAAGAAGTTCACGTAGCCACTGCATG ATAATTTTAGATGTTCCATCTGTGGGAGGAAGACTGATGCTGGTTGACATGGCCGGTTCTGAAAACATAGAAGCAGCTGGTCAAATTGGTCTCGAAGCAAAGATGCAG ACAGCTAAAATAAACCAAGGGAATGTTGCTCTCAAAAGGGTGGTTGAATCCATTGCAAATGGTGATTCTCATGTTCCGTTCAGGGATAGTAAGCTTACAATGCTTTTACAG GATTCCTTTGAAGATGATAGgtcaaagattttgatgattctgTGTGCAAGTCCCGATCCCAGGGAAACGCACAAGACTGTTTCTACTCTTGAATATGGAGCTAAAGCAAAATGCATAATCCGTGTTGCTCATATGCCAACTCCAAAGGAGAAGGTGGACGCTGATGAGTCTTCTTTACTCCTAAGGTCAAGAATTGTGGCGATGAACCAGTTCATCTATAAACTACAAATGGAGAATAAGCTTAAAGAGAAAGAGTGCGATGATGCCCACAAAAAGCTATTGCAGAAAGAATCAGAACTTACAGAGCTCAGAGCAAAGGTCCGACTCTTTGAAGAAAGAGGAGCAGAAGTCAAGGAGGAAGAGATCAACTTGAAGGTTGGCCAAAGAACCAAGACTTTACGACTTGAATTGATGAAGATGGAAGATAGAATGTTACAACAACAAGAGGAGCTTAATATGCTTAGGCAGAGACTTGAGGAAGTGGAACTTGAAAGAGGTAAAATTTCTGGGGATGTGTTGCAGGACATGGATGGAGGAAGTCTTATGAAGCGGCTAGAAACTTTTGCAGGAGAACAAGGAATGGTGAAATCTATGGATTTGGACATGGGAGATCAACAGGATAGTTACGAGGTAAAGGAGATAAAGGAGGACTCCAACCAGCTTGAAAGCTACCAGAAACTATCCCAACTTAGTCCTTGTCTTTTGGCTTTCGAAGAGGACACTGGTGCTCATATGCTTAGACTCCCGGACAAGGTGTGCTTGAGCACTGTTTTTGAGGGAGATGAAGAAGGAGAAGACAGAGAAAGCATTGAAGATGAGGTTGACAAGGAAGTAGTAGATGAGGACATGAACCATGCAATTAAGATTAATGGCTTGATTTCTTTGGTAGATTCGGGATTGAATGGAGACCATGATCATGCAGAGGACGGCAGTGATTTAATGCAAAAGCATGTAGGAGCAGAAAGCAACTTTTTTGAAAACACTAGAGATCCTGTTTCTGCTAGAAAAACACGCATCCAGAATATTTTCAGACTTTGCGGCAACTATAGAGAGCTAGCTCAACAGGTAAAAGTTTCCTCTCCTTTGAAGAGTAGACATCAAGATGAAAACAGGCAATCTCCCTTGGCAAATGGCAAGGAGTTTGGATCAAAGTTAGGCTCAAAAGCAGACCAATCACAACTCACACCTAAAAGCAAGTTTCTACCTGAATCACCGGTCATGGAAAGCCCAGATTCTGCAATACTGGTGCCATTTGCATCACTTCAGCTCAGGGATGAGGAAAAATCAACAGATCAGCATTCGAAAAGATTTGTTTCTTCTGAACCATCAAAAGCTTTTAAAGAGAATTACAGCTCTGGACAGGTTGGTACAGACGGATTTGTGGACATATATGTGAAATGGGAGGCCTCCAAGGAATTCTCAGGGAATCTGATCAGGAAGCTTAAGGTGTCCAAGAATTCCAGTCTTGCTGATTTGCGCAAACTTGTCGAGATCAGTCTTGAGGAAGGCAACAATAAATTTACATTTCTCATGCTTGGG GATCCTTCAGGAGCTCCAGTGGCCAAGGAAAGGGAAGCATGTACTCAAGTCAACAAACTGCCCATTTGCAACAACCGGCTGAATTCTCATCTTGCCTGCTTGCGCCCCATCAAGAAGGGAATCCAAAAGCCAGATCACGTTCCATTTGATTCGATAGAGAATACACTCCCCATCAAGAAGGGAATCCAAAAGCCAGATCACGTTCCACTTGATTCGATAGAGAATACACTCCCAGTTGGACAAAATTCTCAGTTTTCGGAAGTACTTTCACCCAAGTTCAGTGAGATCAATGCAAACTGTCTCACAGGACTTCAGGTGTAG